One window of Pieris rapae chromosome 14, ilPieRapa1.1, whole genome shotgun sequence genomic DNA carries:
- the LOC111004414 gene encoding esterase E4-like yields MFRSVKTCMICIFSFALCQETMNYRDVEISQGPIRGYREGNIFVFYSIQYATVPTGRDFYKNALPPPTWNTTFDATEQNILCQQPVEVAAPPFGYQVKEQCLIANVFVPENITKDLPVVVYVHGGGYQIGSGNRLTPRNLVGTGEVISVTFNYRLGPQGFLCLGTDTVPGNSGMKDMVKLLKWVQKDIHNFGGNPKEVTIAGYSAGSAAVDVLLLSKMTDGLFNKVIIESGANLNAFSVQIDPLENAKWFAKNLGFNNTNDISALENFYLNTPYDILSSYTAPLLTRPDGVMVFAPCVEKDLGQEMFLDKSPAELLESGNFKKLPLLYGISDFDGLLHIDSFEKWKRKMNENFLYFVPQDIGHNKKDREKLAKKLKSFYFGRESVSDNNVLKYIDYFSDVMIKYGTMRSAKLQLRAGNDKIYLYDFTFVDESQPFIPHTNIRGAMHCAQTAAVLDLHIDEDKLSDEYKSMKTIIRKLWANFIAFGNPVPEGYDFPSWPPMTSNLSYMILNTTSEYKHAFVYENMKFWDDIVNKFYKYPSAPNPNVDNSYIFP; encoded by the exons ATGTTTCGTTCAGTTAAGACGTGTATGATATGCATATTTTCATTTGCATTATGTCAAGAAACAATGAATTATCGTGATGTAGAAATTTCTCAAGGCCCAATACGCGGGTATAGGGaaggaaatatatttgttttctatagCATCCAATATGCAACAGTTCCAACTGGACGAGACTTTTATAAg AATGCGTTGCCTCCACCAACTTGGAATACAACGTTTGATGCTACAGAGCAGAATATTTTATGTCAACAACCGGTTGAAGTAGCGGCACCACCTTTCGGATATCAAGTTAAAGAACAATGCCTAATAGCTAACGTATTTGTACctgaaaatataacaaaggACTTACCAGTGGTGGTATATGTTCACGGTGGAGGATACCAAATTGGATCAGGAAATAGACTGACGCCAAGAAATCTAGTTGGTACTGGAGAAGTCATTTCAGTAACTTTTAACTATCGTCTTGGGCCACAAGGATTTTTATGTCTAGGTACGGATACAGTCCCTGGAAATTCTGGAATGAAAGACATggttaaactattaaaatggGTACAAAAAGatattcataattttggtGGTAACCCGAAAGAGGTTACAATAGCTGGATATAGTGCTGGATCAGCCGCTGTTGATGTACTATTACTATCAAAAATGACAGACGGattgtttaataaagtaattatagaAAGTGGTGCAAATCTTAATGCTTTTAGTGTTCAAATTGATCCATTAGAAAATGCTAAATGGTTTGCGAAGAATTTGGGTTTCAATAATACAAATGACATTTCTGCTTTGGAAAATTTTTATCTGAATACaccatatgacatattatcGTCGTATACTGCGCCTCTATTAACCAGGCCCGATGGTGTTATGGTATTTGCTCCATGTGTGGAGAAGGATCTTGGCCAAGAAATGTTCTTAGACAAGAGTCCCGCAGAATTATTAGAGAGTGGAAATTTCAAGAAACTTCCATTGCTTTATGGAATTTCTGACTTTGACGGTCTTCTTCACATTGATAGCTTTGAAAAGTGGAAAcgaaaaatgaatgaaaactTTCTTTATTTCGTCCCTCAAGACATTGGGCACAACAAGAAAGATAGAGAAAAGCTagctaaaaaattaaaaagtttttactttgGCAGAGAAAGTGTGTCAGATAATAATGTTCTAAAATACATTGATTATTTTTCGGATGTTATGATAAAATACGGAACGATGCGATCAGCTAAACTTCAATTGAGAGCTGGAAACgataaaatatacctttatGACTTCACATTTGTAGACGAAAGTCAACCATTCATTCCACATACAAACATTCGTGGAGCGATGCATTGTGCACAAACGGCTGCTGTCTTAGATTTGCATATTGATGAAGATAAGTTGTCTGATGAATATAAGAGCATGAAAACTATTATACGAAAACTGTGGGCTAACTTTATTGCTTTCGG aAACCCCGTGCCAGAAGGATATGATTTTCCATCATGGCCCCCTATGACGTCGAATTTATCTTAcatgattttaaatactacTTCGGAATATAAACATGCATTCGTTTAtgaaaacatgaaattttGGGACGAtatcgtaaataaattttataaatatccttCAGCACCCAATCCAAATGTcgataatagttatatttttccaTGA
- the LOC111004413 gene encoding esterase FE4-like: MTLVTFCTGINYRDVNICQGPVRGYREGSIFGFYSIQYATVPTGRDFFKAPLPPPTWTTTFEATEQNILCQQPIEVAGPPVGYQIKEQCLILNVFVPDNITEHLPVVVYVHGGGYQIGSGNRMTPRKLVSSGKVIAVTFNYRLGPQGFLCLGTPTAPGNAGMKDMVEALKWVQNNIGNFGGNPKEVTIAGYSAGSAAVDVLLLSKMTDGLFNKVIVESGSNLDTFSVQIDPLQNALWFAKTLGFNKSNDIVALEEFYLNTQYDVLATHTAPLLSRSDSALVFAPCVEKDIGNEMFLDKSPAEILESGNFKKLPLLYGISHFEGLRNRDYCGKWVTRMNENFLDFVPQDIGLNKTDKMKLAKILRRYYFGNETVSNKNYIKYIDFFSDVIIKYGTIRSARLQLKAGNNQIYFYDFKFVDESVPYIPHTKIRGAKHCAQTDAVLDLKINEDMISEKYKRVKTFMRELWTNFITYGKPVPEGYSFPSWPPMTSEISYMVLDTTSEYKDKFEYKNLKLWDNITQKYYKYPSAPNPNVDNSYIYT; this comes from the exons atgactttAGTAACATTTTGTACAGGAATAAATTATCGTGATGTTAATATTTGTCAAGGGCCTGTACGTGGATATAGAGAAGGAAGTATTTTTGGTTTCTATAGCATTCAATATGCTACAGTTCCGACTGGTCGAGACTTTTTTAAG GCACCATTGCCACCACCAACATGGACAACTACATTCGAAGCTACGGAGcagaatatattatgtcaacAACCGATTGAAGTCGCAGGTCCACCTGTCGGTTATCAAATAAAAGAGCAATGCCTAATATTGAATGTATTTGTTCCTGATAATATAACTGAACACTTACCAGTAGTGGTATATGTGCATGGAGGTGGTTATCAAATTGGCTCAGGCAATAGAATGACACCAAGAAAACTAGTCTCTAGTGGTAAAGTAATTGCAGTAACATTCAACTATCGCCTTGGACCCCAAGGGTTTTTATGCCTTGGTACTCCTACAGCTCCCGGAAATGCTGGAATGAAAGATATGGTTGAAGCATTAAAATgggtacaaaataatattggtaATTTTGGTGGTAACCCGAAAGAGGTTACTATAGCTGGATATAGCGCCGGTTCAGCAGCAGTGGATGTCCTGTTACTTTCAAAAATGACAGATGGATTGTTTAACAAAGTAATTGTAGAAAGTGGCTCAAATCTCGATACTTTCTCAGTTCAAATTGATCCTTTACAAAACGCTTTGTGGTTTGCTAAAACTCTGgggtttaataaaagtaatgatATCGTTGCTTTGGAAGAATTTTATCTGAACACGCAATATGATGTTTTAGCTACTCACACAGCCCCACTTTTATCGAGGTCTGACTCCGCACTGGTGTTTGCGCCATGCGTTGAAAAGGATATAGGTAACGAaatgtttttagataaaaGCCCTGCAGAAATATTAGAAAgtggaaattttaaaaaactgcCACTGTTATATGGAATTTCACATTTTGAAGGTTTGAGAAATAGAGATTACTGTGGAAAATGGGTGACAAGAATGAACGAAAACTTCCTCGACTTCGTTCCACAAGATATAGGTCTTAACAAAACTGATAAAATGAAACTAGCAAAAATTCTCAGAAGATATTATTTTGGCAATGAAACCGTGTCTAATaagaattacataaaatacatagaCTTCTTCTCagatgtaattataaaatatggtaCGATAAGATCAGCTAGACTTCAACTTAAAGCTGGCAAtaaccaaatatatttttatgactttaAGTTTGTTGACGAAAGCGTGCCATATATTCCGCATACTAAAATACGCGGAGCAAAACATTGCGCTCAAACAGATGCGGTGTTAGATTTAAAGATTAATGAAGATATGATATCTGAGAAATATAAGAGAGTAAAAACCTTCATGCGCGAACTCTggacaaattttattacttatgg AAAACCTGTTCCGGAGGGCTACAGTTTTCCATCATGGCCGCCGATGACATCTGAAATTTCTTATATGGTTTTGGACACTACTTCGGagtataaagataaatttgaatataaaaatttgaagtTGTGGGATAATATTACacagaaatattataagtatccATCTGCTCCTAATCCAAATGTAGACaacagttatatttatacatga
- the LOC111004405 gene encoding uncharacterized protein LOC111004405, with the protein MSPAASFGERWALDNLTRKATPEELLTLDLILNCCSGDETAASKRARKYYTARGPGGLTELWHRRRPDDEDILSSCQDVYIVPLRTRSAEGRRLTFVKLPAPTALNKPLSPKALLARWLMILDIRLRDDPTPGDEVVMIDVCDLQPAHLKSHFKGSYWKDFAWCMKSAYPHRFTEIHIINTQKLKTISVLLLHMSLYPWRRIIRSHPGEDGINNFMDDYFPPEGLPHEYGGKAGVMKDLNDEWTKKLLLNSKWLQIEEQTFYQTELKPDKRRQNRSLRNLLSISSYDISRSQSCKSLDNDLEEGPYGAYRSLTEDKTFYI; encoded by the exons ATGTCCCCGGCAGCGTCGTTCGGCGAACGATGGGCCTTAGACAACTTGACAAGGAAAGCCACACCAGAAGAGCTCCTCACCCTTGATCTTATTCTCAATTGCTGCAGTGGAGATGAGACAGCAGCATCGAAAAGGGcaagaaaatattacacaGCTAGAGGGCCTGGTGGACTCACTGAGCTATGGCATCGGCGGCGACCTGACGATGAAGATATTTTGTCTAGCTGTCAAGATGT TTACATAGTACCTCTACGCACCCGCAGCGCTGAAGGTAGACGCCTGACGTTTGTCAAACTGCCCGCACCTACAGCGCTAAACAAACCTCTTTCTCCAAAAGCCTTGTTAGCAAGATGGCTCATGATCCTGGACATAAG GTTAAGAGATGATCCAACTCCAGGTGATGAAGTAGTAATGATAGACGTATGTGACCTGCAACCCGCGCATCTCAAAAGTCACTTCAAAGGGAGTTATTGGAAAGATTTTGCTTGGTGTATGAAG TCGGCGTACCCTCACCGATTTACAGAAATCCATATCATAAATACACAGAAGCTTAAAACTATATCCGTCCTACTCTTACACATGAGTTTATACCCCTGGCGACGTATCATCCGTTCACACCCAGGTGAAGATggtataaacaattttatggaTGACTATTTCCCGCCTGAAGGTCTACCCCATGAATACGGGGGAAAAGCTGGTGTTATGAAAGATCTTAATG atgaATGGACAAAGAAACTTCTACTCAATTCAAAATGGCTTCAAATCGAAGAGCAAACGTTCTACCAAACCGAATTGAAACCTGACAAACGTCGTCAGAATCGAAGTCTTCGAAATCTTCTTAGTATAAGTTCATATGATATATCTCGGAGTCAGTCCTGCAAATCGTTGGATAATGACCTTGAGGAGGGTCCCTATGGAGCGTATAGGAGTCTGACTGaagataaaactttttatatctaG